In Zea mays cultivar B73 chromosome 7, Zm-B73-REFERENCE-NAM-5.0, whole genome shotgun sequence, the following proteins share a genomic window:
- the LOC103632474 gene encoding probable serine/threonine-protein phosphatase 2A regulatory subunit B'' subunit TON2 has protein sequence MPWVRNLRRFIGMGAGLGSEALMELETKRILLEIFKERQRKSAEAGSIPSFYKKKPEEGSISSRVQRLAKYRFLKKQSELLLNADDLDAMWVCLRENCVIDDATSAEKMNYEDLCHIATVCTEQIGQKCKRFFSPSNFMKFEKDDSGRIAILPFYLYVMRTVSCFLQEKLLKLAVDVTNYAVGVLNGNLVHLNLIDAVVQM, from the exons ATGCCGTGGGTCCGCAATCTCCGCCGCTTCATCGGCATGGGCGCTGGCCTCGGATCCGAGGCCCTCATGG AACTGGAGACTAAAAGGATATTGCTTGAGATTTTCAAGGAGCGGCAGCGGAAGAGTGCCGAGGCTGGTTCCATCCCAAGTTTTTACAAGAAG AAACCTGAAGAAGGATCCATTAGCTCTAGAGTTCAAAGGTTGGCCAAGTACAGGTTTCTAAAG AAACAATCAGAGCTTCTGCTGAATGCTGATGATCTTGATGCCATGTGGGTTTGTCTCAGAGAAAATTGTGTTATTGATGATGCTACTAGTGCTGAAAAG ATGAATTATGAAGATTTATGCCATATCGCCACAGTCTGCACGGAGCAGATTGGTCAGAAATGCAAACGATTTTTCAGCCCTTCAAACTTCATGAAGTTTGAGAAGGATGATTCTGGGAGGATTGCTATCCTACCATTTTATCTTTATGTCATGCGAACAGTGAGTTGTTTTCTGCAAGAGAAGTTGTTAAAATTGGCAGTTGATGTTACTAATTACGCGGTTGGAGTTCTTAACGGCAACTTGGTCCATTTGAATCTTATTGATGCAGTGGTGCAAATGTGA